The following are from one region of the Cyanobium gracile PCC 6307 genome:
- a CDS encoding TolB family protein → MALLALLLSGCGSWGWGRRSAGPVGWGGADRQDPALSGNGRVLASVVRRDGRDTVLLQEQPSGTVLPLRHLQRLQPHRSPSLSWNGRYLALLVQEGPDRRVVIEDRATGRLHRLPLPGGLLPDSLSLAPDGRRIAIATEGDGRSRVLLYDLSALLEPDLPAGLSVRGAPGDAP, encoded by the coding sequence GTGGCGCTCCTGGCCCTGCTGCTCTCCGGCTGCGGCAGTTGGGGCTGGGGGCGCCGCAGCGCCGGGCCGGTGGGATGGGGCGGTGCCGACCGCCAGGATCCGGCCCTGAGCGGCAACGGCCGTGTGCTGGCCAGCGTGGTGCGCCGCGATGGCCGCGACACGGTGCTGCTGCAGGAGCAGCCCTCCGGCACGGTGCTGCCCCTGCGTCACCTGCAGCGGCTCCAGCCCCACCGCTCCCCGTCCCTGAGCTGGAACGGTCGCTATCTGGCCCTGCTGGTTCAGGAGGGCCCGGATCGGCGGGTGGTCATCGAGGATCGGGCGACCGGGCGGCTGCACCGCCTGCCGTTACCGGGCGGCCTGCTGCCCGACAGCCTCAGCCTGGCGCCCGACGGGCGGCGCATCGCCATCGCCACAGAGGGGGACGGCCGCTCCCGCGTGCTGCTCTACGACCTCTCCGCCCTGCTGGAGCCTGACCTGCCCGCCGGCCTGAGCGTGCGGGGAGCTCCGGGTGACGCCCCATGA
- a CDS encoding chlorophyll a/b-binding protein produces the protein MSDPSVNPSADASPAAVSPPATSATTSEVPAFGWSGYAERVNGRFAMLGFVAVLLIEALSHDTFLHWAGLVP, from the coding sequence ATGAGCGACCCTTCTGTCAACCCATCAGCCGACGCATCTCCGGCCGCCGTCTCCCCGCCCGCCACCAGCGCCACCACCTCCGAGGTGCCCGCCTTCGGCTGGAGCGGCTACGCCGAGCGGGTCAATGGCCGTTTCGCCATGCTCGGCTTCGTCGCCGTGCTCCTGATCGAGGCCCTCAGCCACGACACCTTCCTGCACTGGGCCGGCCTGGTGCCCTGA
- a CDS encoding ABC transporter ATP-binding protein/permease, with amino-acid sequence MTPLKALREQLGKLQRLAQPYFLPLDEGGGGSGQFLLLVVALLAVVVGFTLLLLTGVVAAAGAWIPELRNRFLPGVPEQVAAVWSGPIGIVIMVLFAAGLGAFISLRAKLRQGRWLPWLLLGIIALLILVINGINVGISFIARNIENALVAYKAEEFWKIVAIYAFCLVLALPIRAIQSYLIPKLGLLWREWLSGRMLGRYLTNRAYYVLNPNDESVEEIDNPDQRISQDAASFTATSLSVTVEIISALLTFFSFIIVLWSINQTLALWLLAYSVGGTALIVFASRKLVNLNYQQLKLEADFRYGLVHIRDNAESIAFYRGERQEQKEGERRLDGVIVNYNRLIIWEALISVIQRSYDYFSRFLPWLVIAPIYFAKEVDFGVFGQASIAFSQVLFSVSYIVNNIDRLAAFSASISRLEGFQGKVESISAEMAEFVAAEQASAGGAMGAGAGAVRPESILVSHVDLVPPRTNRLLVRDLSLEVTANQRLLVVGPSGCGKTSFLRLVSGLWPPSAGNVQRPPVGELMFIPQKPYMLLGSLREQLCYPQPTDRFSDEQLRHVLEEVRLPELVHRYPDLDIKQDWPRLLSLGEQQRLAFARLLLNSPRFVVLDEATSALDVATEKALYELLVQREMAFVSVGHRPTLTSYHDTVLELDGSAGWRLLPAAGYTFGRQD; translated from the coding sequence ATGACCCCCCTGAAGGCCCTTCGCGAGCAGCTGGGCAAGCTGCAGCGCCTGGCCCAGCCCTACTTCCTGCCCCTCGACGAAGGCGGCGGCGGCAGCGGCCAGTTCCTGCTCCTGGTGGTGGCCCTGCTGGCGGTGGTGGTGGGCTTCACCCTGCTCCTGCTCACCGGCGTGGTGGCCGCGGCCGGGGCCTGGATCCCCGAGCTGCGCAACCGCTTCCTGCCCGGGGTGCCCGAGCAGGTGGCCGCGGTCTGGAGCGGGCCGATCGGCATCGTGATCATGGTGCTGTTCGCCGCCGGCCTGGGCGCCTTCATCAGCCTGCGGGCCAAGCTGCGCCAGGGGCGCTGGCTGCCCTGGCTGTTGCTCGGCATCATCGCCCTGCTGATCCTGGTGATCAACGGCATCAACGTCGGCATCAGCTTCATCGCCCGGAACATCGAGAACGCCCTGGTGGCGTACAAGGCGGAGGAGTTCTGGAAGATCGTCGCGATCTACGCCTTCTGTCTGGTGCTGGCCCTGCCGATCCGCGCCATCCAGAGCTACCTGATTCCCAAGCTGGGGCTGCTGTGGCGGGAGTGGCTCAGCGGGCGCATGCTGGGCCGCTATCTCACCAACCGGGCCTACTACGTTCTCAACCCCAACGATGAAAGTGTTGAGGAGATCGACAACCCGGACCAGCGGATCTCCCAGGACGCGGCCAGCTTCACCGCCACCAGCCTGAGCGTGACGGTGGAGATCATCTCCGCCCTGCTCACCTTCTTCAGCTTCATCATCGTTCTCTGGAGCATCAACCAGACCCTGGCCCTGTGGCTGCTGGCCTATTCGGTCGGCGGCACGGCCCTGATCGTGTTCGCCAGCCGCAAGCTGGTGAACCTCAACTACCAGCAGCTGAAGCTGGAGGCTGATTTCCGCTATGGCCTGGTCCACATCCGCGACAACGCCGAATCGATCGCCTTCTACCGGGGGGAACGCCAGGAGCAGAAGGAGGGGGAACGACGCCTGGACGGGGTGATCGTCAACTACAACCGCCTGATCATCTGGGAGGCCCTGATCAGCGTCATCCAGCGCTCCTACGACTACTTCTCCCGTTTCCTGCCCTGGCTGGTGATCGCACCGATCTACTTCGCCAAGGAGGTGGATTTCGGTGTCTTCGGCCAGGCCAGCATCGCCTTCTCCCAGGTGTTGTTCTCGGTCAGCTACATCGTCAACAACATCGACCGGCTGGCCGCCTTCTCCGCCTCCATCAGCCGTCTCGAGGGCTTCCAGGGCAAGGTGGAGTCCATCAGCGCCGAGATGGCCGAGTTCGTGGCCGCCGAGCAGGCCTCCGCCGGGGGTGCCATGGGGGCCGGGGCCGGCGCCGTGCGTCCCGAATCGATCCTGGTGAGCCATGTGGATCTGGTGCCGCCCCGCACCAACCGCCTGCTGGTGCGCGACCTGAGCCTGGAGGTGACCGCCAACCAGCGGCTGCTGGTGGTGGGCCCCTCGGGGTGCGGCAAGACCTCCTTCCTGCGGTTGGTGAGCGGCCTCTGGCCCCCTTCCGCCGGCAACGTGCAGCGGCCGCCGGTGGGGGAGCTGATGTTCATCCCCCAGAAGCCCTACATGCTGCTGGGCAGCCTGCGGGAGCAGCTCTGCTACCCCCAGCCCACCGACCGCTTCAGCGACGAGCAGCTCCGCCATGTGCTCGAGGAGGTGCGTCTGCCCGAGCTGGTGCACCGCTACCCCGACCTCGACATCAAGCAGGACTGGCCCCGGCTGCTCTCCCTCGGTGAGCAGCAGCGCCTGGCCTTCGCCCGGCTGCTGCTCAACTCGCCCCGGTTCGTGGTGCTCGACGAGGCCACCAGCGCCCTCGACGTGGCCACCGAGAAGGCCCTCTACGAACTGCTGGTGCAGCGGGAGATGGCCTTCGTGAGCGTCGGCCACCGGCCCACCCTCACCTCCTACCACGACACGGTGCTGGAGCTGGATGGCAGCGCCGGCTGGCGCCTGCTTCCGGCGGCCGGCTATACCTTTGGCCGCCAGGACTGA
- a CDS encoding histidine triad nucleotide-binding protein, with translation MASSSDTSSDTIFGRILRGEIPCQEVYADDLCLAFRDVNPQAPVHVLVIPREPIPQLGEATDEHRALLGHLLLVAAKVARLEGLESWRTVINSGAEAGQTVFHLHLHVIGGRPLAWPPG, from the coding sequence ATGGCCAGCAGCAGTGACACCAGCAGCGACACCATCTTCGGCCGCATCCTGCGCGGCGAGATTCCCTGTCAGGAGGTCTATGCCGATGACCTCTGCCTGGCCTTCCGGGATGTGAATCCCCAGGCTCCGGTGCACGTGCTGGTGATCCCCCGCGAGCCGATCCCCCAGCTGGGGGAGGCCACGGACGAGCACCGGGCCCTGCTGGGCCACCTGCTGCTGGTGGCGGCCAAGGTGGCCCGGCTGGAGGGCCTCGAGAGCTGGCGCACCGTGATCAACAGCGGCGCCGAGGCCGGCCAGACCGTGTTCCACCTGCATCTGCACGTCATCGGCGGCCGCCCGCTGGCCTGGCCGCCGGGCTGA
- a CDS encoding YifB family Mg chelatase-like AAA ATPase has translation MLARCSSGALRGFEALPVTVEVDIAPGLPGLRVVGLADAAAQESRERVRGALRNAGLRVPLTRVVVNLAPADLPKAGPGFDLPIALGLLVASQQLAPALVEGLWSAGELGLDGRLRPIRGVLALALAARRHGAQALVVPAANATEAALVEGLPVWGAEDLGEVVALLQDPGRAAAPAAAVPPEPPLAAPDLAEVRGQAHGRRALEIAAAGGHHLLLVGAPGSGKTMLARRLPTLLPPLAHQEALEVTQLHSLAGLLGEGVGLRRQRPFRSPHHGCSAAALIGGGAVPRPGELSLAHHGVLFLDELAEFRREVLDQLRQPLEEGELWISRARQRCRFPSRVLLVAATNPCPCGWYGDPSQSCRCGEAQRRRHWGRLPGPLLDRIDLQVVMRRPEARDLGGAYRGAPQQVSSGGEASAVVAQRVAAARRRMGERNPQGAANGQLDGPSLAAVVDPAPEALALWERAISQRRLSARGAERVLRVARTIADLAGEEQVASGAIAEALSYRSFDRID, from the coding sequence ATGTTGGCACGGTGCAGCAGCGGGGCCCTGCGGGGCTTCGAGGCCCTGCCGGTGACGGTGGAGGTGGACATCGCCCCGGGGCTGCCGGGGCTGCGGGTGGTGGGCCTGGCGGATGCAGCGGCCCAGGAGTCCCGGGAGCGGGTGCGGGGGGCGCTGCGCAACGCCGGCCTGCGGGTTCCCCTGACCCGGGTGGTGGTGAACCTGGCCCCCGCCGACCTGCCCAAGGCCGGCCCCGGCTTCGATCTGCCCATCGCCCTGGGGCTGCTGGTGGCCAGCCAGCAGCTGGCCCCGGCCCTGGTGGAGGGCCTCTGGAGCGCCGGTGAGCTGGGCCTCGACGGCCGGCTGCGGCCGATCCGGGGGGTGCTGGCCCTGGCCCTGGCGGCCCGCCGGCACGGGGCCCAGGCCCTGGTGGTGCCGGCGGCCAACGCCACCGAGGCCGCCCTGGTGGAGGGACTGCCCGTCTGGGGGGCCGAAGATCTGGGGGAGGTGGTGGCCCTGCTGCAGGATCCGGGGCGCGCGGCGGCGCCAGCGGCGGCGGTCCCGCCGGAGCCGCCGCTGGCCGCTCCCGACCTGGCCGAGGTGCGGGGCCAGGCCCATGGCCGCCGGGCCCTGGAAATCGCCGCGGCCGGTGGTCACCACCTGCTGCTGGTGGGGGCGCCCGGCAGCGGCAAGACGATGCTGGCCCGGCGTCTGCCGACGCTGCTGCCCCCCCTGGCGCACCAGGAGGCCCTGGAGGTCACCCAGCTCCACTCCCTGGCCGGATTGCTGGGGGAGGGGGTCGGCCTGCGGCGACAGCGCCCGTTCCGCAGCCCCCACCACGGCTGCTCCGCCGCCGCCCTGATCGGTGGCGGCGCCGTGCCCCGGCCGGGGGAGCTGAGCCTGGCCCACCACGGTGTGCTGTTCCTCGATGAGCTGGCGGAGTTCCGCCGTGAGGTGCTCGACCAGCTGCGCCAGCCCCTGGAGGAGGGGGAGCTGTGGATCAGCCGTGCCCGACAGCGTTGCCGTTTCCCCAGCCGCGTGCTGCTGGTGGCGGCCACGAATCCCTGTCCCTGCGGCTGGTACGGCGACCCCAGCCAGAGCTGCCGCTGTGGTGAGGCCCAGCGGCGCCGTCACTGGGGGCGTCTCCCAGGGCCCCTGCTCGACCGGATCGACCTTCAGGTGGTGATGCGCCGCCCGGAGGCCCGGGACCTGGGCGGGGCCTACCGCGGGGCCCCGCAGCAGGTGAGCTCTGGCGGCGAAGCCAGTGCGGTGGTGGCGCAACGGGTGGCGGCGGCGCGCCGGCGGATGGGCGAGCGCAACCCGCAGGGAGCGGCCAACGGCCAGCTGGATGGGCCCTCCCTGGCCGCCGTGGTGGATCCGGCGCCGGAGGCCCTGGCGCTGTGGGAGCGCGCCATCAGCCAGCGGCGCCTATCCGCCCGGGGGGCGGAGCGGGTGTTGCGGGTGGCCCGCACCATCGCCGATCTGGCCGGCGAGGAGCAGGTGGCCAGCGGCGCCATCGCCGAGGCCCTCAGCTACCGCTCCTTCGATCGGATCGACTGA
- the rpsU gene encoding 30S ribosomal protein S21 has translation MTQVTVGENEGIESALRRFKRQVSKAGIFADLKRLRHHETPTEKYKRKAQQRRRRR, from the coding sequence ATGACCCAGGTCACCGTCGGCGAAAACGAAGGCATCGAATCGGCCCTGCGCCGCTTCAAGCGCCAGGTGTCCAAGGCGGGCATCTTTGCCGATCTGAAGCGGCTGCGCCACCACGAAACCCCCACCGAGAAGTACAAGCGCAAGGCCCAGCAGCGCCGCCGTCGCCGCTGA
- a CDS encoding DUF3747 domain-containing protein: protein MNAVTFPVLPRAGLAALTVLATTLATAVPAPVRASALFAAAEVDQQNFLLVAAPIGTRGDKAQLNIYEQLKPVRPCFEVGAGLPSPVNPLLATFDFTGICNRYIDANGYSVRVGGQDLATSYRLMVTRSGGDMLLLAFPTKAGAGPEMVVARTRGSAAGFLKLHLEPGWRLMRRQFGGRNLGHLYVYADSWPGTAATAAQPATMPPAQPAAATGTPAPATTGRPATPATTATPAAAAPISRPAASVPSTRPAAAGRRVMPSTTRPTAVPPATEPAPAAAQQPVAPPAIPATKL, encoded by the coding sequence ATGAACGCCGTGACCTTCCCCGTGCTTCCCCGCGCAGGCCTGGCGGCCCTGACGGTGCTGGCGACCACCCTGGCCACAGCCGTCCCCGCGCCGGTCCGCGCCTCCGCCCTGTTCGCCGCCGCCGAGGTGGATCAGCAGAACTTCCTGCTGGTGGCGGCCCCCATCGGCACCCGGGGCGACAAGGCCCAGCTCAACATCTACGAGCAGCTCAAGCCGGTGCGCCCCTGCTTCGAGGTGGGTGCGGGCCTGCCGTCCCCGGTGAACCCCCTGCTGGCCACCTTCGATTTCACCGGCATCTGCAACCGCTACATCGACGCCAACGGCTATTCGGTGCGGGTGGGCGGCCAGGACCTGGCCACCTCCTACCGGCTGATGGTCACCCGCAGCGGCGGCGACATGCTGCTGCTGGCCTTCCCCACCAAGGCCGGGGCCGGCCCAGAGATGGTGGTGGCCCGCACCCGGGGCAGCGCGGCCGGTTTCCTCAAGCTCCACCTGGAGCCGGGCTGGCGGCTGATGCGGCGCCAGTTCGGCGGCCGCAACCTCGGCCACCTGTACGTCTATGCCGATAGCTGGCCGGGAACGGCGGCCACCGCCGCCCAGCCGGCCACGATGCCGCCGGCCCAGCCCGCCGCCGCCACTGGCACGCCGGCCCCTGCCACCACCGGCAGACCTGCCACGCCTGCCACCACCGCCACACCTGCCGCCGCCGCCCCGATCAGCAGGCCTGCCGCGTCAGTCCCCAGCACCAGGCCCGCCGCCGCCGGGCGCCGGGTGATGCCCTCGACGACCCGCCCCACGGCCGTCCCCCCCGCGACGGAGCCGGCTCCCGCCGCCGCCCAGCAGCCCGTGGCTCCGCCGGCCATCCCCGCCACCAAGCTCTGA
- the def gene encoding peptide deformylase, with protein MARSFAQMARSAEQGGNSVLVPKVPVERPPLEIHKLGSKELRAPARRISKVDASIRDLARDMLRSMYTAKGIGLAAPQVGVHRQLLVIDLDLEEAATPPLVLINPEITAAGASFNTYEEGCLSIPGVYLDVVRPSVVEVSFRDETGRPRRLKADGLLARCIQHEMDHLNGVLFVDRVTDELSLNEGLQQQGFRRSDVQSIR; from the coding sequence TTGGCCCGCAGCTTCGCCCAGATGGCACGGTCGGCCGAACAGGGCGGCAACTCCGTGCTGGTGCCGAAGGTGCCGGTGGAGCGCCCACCCCTGGAGATCCACAAGCTGGGCTCGAAGGAGCTGCGGGCCCCGGCCCGGCGGATCAGCAAGGTGGATGCCTCGATCCGGGATCTGGCCCGCGACATGCTGCGCAGCATGTACACCGCCAAGGGCATCGGCCTGGCCGCTCCCCAGGTGGGTGTGCATCGCCAGCTGCTGGTGATCGATCTGGATCTGGAGGAGGCCGCCACCCCGCCGCTGGTGCTGATCAACCCCGAGATCACCGCCGCCGGAGCCTCCTTCAACACCTATGAGGAGGGCTGTCTCAGCATCCCCGGGGTCTACCTCGACGTGGTGCGTCCCTCGGTGGTGGAGGTGAGCTTCCGCGACGAGACGGGCCGCCCCCGCCGCCTCAAGGCCGACGGCCTGCTGGCCCGCTGCATCCAGCACGAGATGGACCATCTCAACGGCGTGCTGTTCGTCGATCGGGTCACCGACGAGCTCAGTCTCAACGAGGGCCTGCAGCAGCAGGGCTTCCGCCGCTCCGACGTCCAGTCGATCCGCTGA
- a CDS encoding S9 family peptidase produces MPAELAVGRTAGVVEPRLDGGRLFWLEQRPDERGRTTLMGRGGTDDAAVELTPGTWNLRTRVHEYGGGAYAVASDQVVFVDDGDRCLWQLDLAGPKAATAAGEPRRLTAPPDPERPRAFADGLIDGRRRRWIGVMEQDGHDRLVAVPLAGGEPELLHQPADFCGYAVLAPDGGHLAWVSWEQPFMPWERSQLWLAAIDAAGRLGQARPIAGAAAVDPQGISVFQPLWLDDGSLVVANDRSGWWNLERLEDVAGLGADTPPHWQPLCPMEAEFATPQWVCGLRTTAWDGTRLLAAVCRQGRWELVRLGLDGGPWEAIPLPFSDLAALGAEAGRLVAVAAAPAIGQGLLELDTASGTWRHTPAAPAPLAAGAISLPEPLWFDGHGGAPTQAWYYPPRGGSRADAPLLVKGHSGPTAMAGTGLNLTIQFWTSRGWGVVDVNYGGSTGFGRAYRQRLDGQWGVVDVADCAAAARAVVAAGRADPARVAFEGGSAGGFSVLAALCFTDVFTAGAVRYPVTHPEALLAVEHRFEARYTETLIGPWPEARELYEARSPLRHADRITAPVLFFHGLDDRVVPARQSERMVDALRQHGREAELHLIPGEGHGFRERGVRTAVLEATEAFFRRQFHL; encoded by the coding sequence TTGCCCGCCGAGCTGGCGGTGGGCCGGACAGCCGGTGTCGTCGAACCGCGGCTGGACGGGGGGCGCCTGTTCTGGCTGGAGCAGCGCCCCGACGAGCGGGGACGCACCACCCTGATGGGGCGGGGTGGGACCGACGACGCGGCCGTGGAGCTGACCCCGGGGACCTGGAACCTGCGCACCCGGGTGCATGAATACGGCGGCGGCGCCTATGCGGTGGCGAGCGATCAGGTGGTGTTCGTCGACGACGGCGACCGCTGCCTGTGGCAGCTCGACCTAGCCGGCCCCAAAGCAGCCACGGCCGCAGGGGAACCCCGGCGGCTCACCGCCCCGCCCGACCCGGAGCGGCCGCGGGCCTTCGCCGATGGCCTGATCGACGGGCGGCGCCGGCGCTGGATCGGGGTGATGGAGCAGGACGGCCACGACCGGCTGGTGGCCGTGCCCCTGGCGGGGGGTGAACCGGAGCTGCTGCACCAGCCGGCCGATTTCTGCGGCTACGCGGTGCTGGCGCCGGACGGCGGCCACCTGGCCTGGGTGAGCTGGGAGCAGCCGTTCATGCCCTGGGAGCGGAGCCAGCTCTGGCTCGCCGCCATCGACGCCGCCGGGCGACTGGGCCAGGCCCGGCCCATCGCCGGGGCGGCGGCCGTGGATCCCCAGGGGATCTCGGTGTTCCAGCCTCTCTGGCTCGACGACGGCTCCCTGGTGGTGGCCAACGACCGCAGCGGCTGGTGGAACCTGGAACGGCTGGAGGACGTGGCCGGCCTGGGGGCGGACACCCCGCCCCACTGGCAGCCGCTGTGCCCCATGGAGGCGGAGTTCGCCACGCCGCAGTGGGTGTGTGGCCTGCGCACCACGGCCTGGGACGGCACGCGGCTGCTGGCGGCGGTCTGCCGCCAGGGGCGCTGGGAACTGGTGCGGCTGGGGCTCGACGGCGGCCCCTGGGAGGCGATCCCCCTGCCCTTCAGCGACCTGGCGGCCCTGGGCGCCGAGGCGGGCCGGCTGGTGGCGGTGGCCGCCGCCCCCGCCATCGGCCAGGGGCTGCTGGAGCTGGACACGGCCAGCGGCACCTGGCGGCACACGCCGGCCGCCCCGGCGCCGCTGGCGGCCGGGGCGATCAGCCTCCCCGAACCCCTCTGGTTCGATGGCCACGGCGGCGCACCCACCCAGGCCTGGTACTACCCGCCCCGGGGCGGGAGCCGGGCCGATGCCCCCCTGCTGGTGAAGGGCCACAGCGGCCCCACCGCCATGGCCGGCACGGGGCTCAACCTGACCATCCAGTTCTGGACCAGCCGCGGCTGGGGCGTGGTGGACGTCAACTACGGCGGATCCACCGGCTTCGGGCGGGCCTACCGGCAGCGGCTCGACGGCCAGTGGGGCGTGGTGGACGTCGCCGACTGCGCCGCCGCCGCCAGGGCCGTGGTGGCGGCGGGCCGGGCCGACCCGGCCCGGGTGGCGTTCGAGGGCGGCAGTGCCGGCGGCTTCTCCGTGCTGGCGGCCCTGTGCTTCACCGACGTATTCACCGCCGGCGCCGTCCGCTACCCGGTGACCCATCCGGAGGCCCTGCTGGCCGTGGAGCATCGCTTCGAGGCCCGCTACACCGAGACCCTGATCGGCCCCTGGCCCGAGGCCCGGGAGCTCTACGAAGCGCGCTCGCCCCTGCGCCATGCGGACCGGATCACGGCACCGGTGCTGTTCTTCCACGGCCTCGACGACCGGGTGGTGCCGGCCCGTCAGAGTGAGCGGATGGTGGATGCGCTCAGGCAACACGGACGGGAGGCAGAACTGCACCTGATTCCCGGGGAGGGCCACGGCTTCCGTGAGCGCGGGGTGCGTACCGCGGTGCTCGAGGCCACCGAAGCCTTCTTCCGCCGCCAGTTCCACCTGTGA
- a CDS encoding sodium/glutamate symporter: protein MIASLVPGVVDRVEWLALALAALTVLLLIGAGIGGLLGMKRWGLPEALLAGGLGLVVAPAGLLPLLPQRVIDLWDQLPLPLLTLVFATLLLGKPLPKLGGLWRPLSAQVLLALTLAFGQFLVGGLAVLLVLQPWLGVSPVMACLIEVAYEGGHGSAAAMGPTYERLGLEGAQALGLAMATVGLLVSTVVGGLLVVLARTRRWLMFPDALPIEAAMAIVEGETPPLQEVPMDLPLEAGTVEVPALWRQLADWAVNLGLAGVAVLFGCGALAALRFVADASGGVFAMVIDALPVFPLALVGSLLVRLILEKSGQTQWVSTAIQGRTGTISADLLITAATACLDLSLLAHDWIPLTVLALVGLLWNLGVILLLAPRILPPDWFERAIIEFGQATGVAASGLLLLRMADPGDRSQAVTAFSIKQLLLQPLLAGGVITVVAPLVVDGWGLPAWTGLCLGLVVLWSGLGLWLAARAKATA from the coding sequence GTGATCGCATCGCTGGTGCCGGGGGTGGTGGATCGGGTGGAGTGGCTGGCGCTGGCCCTGGCCGCCCTGACCGTGCTGCTGCTGATCGGCGCCGGCATCGGCGGCCTGCTGGGCATGAAGCGCTGGGGGCTGCCGGAGGCCCTGCTGGCGGGCGGCCTGGGGCTGGTGGTGGCCCCGGCCGGGCTGCTGCCCCTGCTGCCGCAGCGGGTCATCGACCTCTGGGACCAGCTGCCCCTGCCCCTGCTCACCTTGGTGTTCGCCACCCTGCTGCTGGGCAAGCCGCTGCCGAAGCTGGGGGGCCTGTGGCGCCCGCTCTCGGCCCAGGTGCTGCTCGCCCTCACCCTGGCCTTCGGCCAGTTCCTGGTGGGGGGCCTGGCGGTGCTGCTGGTGCTGCAGCCCTGGCTGGGGGTGAGCCCGGTGATGGCCTGCCTGATCGAGGTGGCCTACGAGGGCGGGCACGGCTCCGCCGCCGCCATGGGTCCCACCTACGAGCGGCTGGGGCTGGAGGGGGCCCAGGCCCTGGGGCTGGCCATGGCCACCGTCGGGCTGCTGGTGTCGACGGTGGTGGGCGGCCTGCTGGTGGTGCTGGCCCGGACCCGGCGCTGGCTGATGTTCCCGGACGCGCTGCCGATCGAGGCGGCGATGGCGATCGTCGAAGGGGAGACCCCGCCGCTGCAGGAGGTGCCGATGGATCTGCCCCTGGAGGCGGGCACCGTGGAGGTGCCGGCGCTGTGGCGGCAGCTGGCCGACTGGGCCGTGAACCTGGGCCTGGCGGGGGTGGCGGTGCTGTTCGGCTGCGGGGCGCTGGCGGCCCTGCGTTTCGTCGCCGACGCCAGTGGCGGAGTCTTCGCCATGGTGATCGATGCGCTGCCCGTGTTCCCCCTGGCCCTGGTGGGCTCCCTGCTGGTGCGCCTAATCCTGGAGAAGAGTGGCCAGACCCAGTGGGTCTCGACCGCCATCCAGGGGCGGACCGGCACGATCTCCGCCGATCTGCTGATCACCGCCGCCACCGCCTGCCTGGATCTGAGCCTGCTGGCCCATGACTGGATCCCCCTGACGGTGCTGGCGCTGGTGGGCCTGCTGTGGAACCTGGGGGTGATCCTGCTGCTGGCGCCGCGGATCCTGCCGCCCGACTGGTTCGAGCGGGCGATCATCGAATTCGGCCAGGCCACCGGGGTGGCCGCCAGCGGCCTGCTGCTGCTGCGCATGGCCGACCCGGGCGACCGCAGCCAGGCGGTGACGGCCTTTTCGATCAAGCAGCTGCTGCTCCAGCCCCTGCTGGCCGGCGGCGTGATCACCGTGGTGGCCCCGCTGGTGGTGGATGGCTGGGGGCTGCCGGCCTGGACCGGCCTCTGCCTGGGCCTGGTGGTGCTCTGGAGCGGGCTGGGGCTGTGGCTGGCGGCGCGGGCGAAGGCAACGGCCTGA
- a CDS encoding CsbD family protein gives MGHQAWAATDLSRHTLFPLRHPLAIATMTHHLRYLRQLASTCLGLAFSLLVLIATPALSTPAQASGAFHLSISPPLPLAATAGRVKAGARDFEGKTQESIGNVTGNKGDQLAGKAKQVEAKVRNAVEDVKDKAGMG, from the coding sequence TTGGGGCATCAGGCATGGGCCGCAACAGATCTTTCTCGCCACACCTTGTTTCCCCTTCGCCATCCCCTCGCCATCGCCACCATGACTCACCACCTTCGTTATCTGCGCCAGCTGGCCTCCACTTGCCTTGGCCTGGCCTTCAGCCTGCTGGTGTTGATCGCCACACCGGCCTTGAGCACTCCCGCCCAGGCCTCAGGAGCCTTCCACCTCTCGATCTCTCCCCCCTTGCCTCTGGCCGCCACGGCTGGCCGCGTCAAGGCTGGCGCCAGGGACTTTGAGGGCAAGACCCAGGAATCCATCGGCAACGTCACAGGGAATAAGGGCGATCAGCTTGCCGGCAAGGCGAAGCAGGTCGAGGCCAAAGTTCGCAATGCCGTCGAAGACGTCAAGGACAAGGCCGGAATGGGCTGA
- a CDS encoding DUF1328 domain-containing protein translates to MLNYAITFFIIAIVAAFLGFSGIAGSAASIAQILFVVFLVLALVSFITGRGKVL, encoded by the coding sequence ATGCTGAACTACGCCATTACTTTTTTCATCATTGCGATTGTCGCTGCCTTCCTCGGCTTCAGTGGCATCGCCGGATCGGCTGCGAGCATCGCCCAGATTCTGTTTGTTGTCTTTCTCGTGCTTGCCTTGGTTTCTTTCATAACCGGACGGGGCAAGGTGCTGTGA
- a CDS encoding CsbD family protein, whose amino-acid sequence MNKLQFKGEWHELKGKLRQKFAELTDNDLDFAEGQEEELLGHLQQKLGKSQQEINELINTP is encoded by the coding sequence ATGAATAAGCTCCAGTTCAAAGGTGAATGGCATGAGTTGAAAGGCAAGCTCAGGCAGAAGTTCGCGGAGCTCACCGATAATGACCTGGACTTCGCCGAAGGTCAGGAAGAGGAGCTGCTCGGTCATTTGCAGCAGAAACTCGGCAAGAGTCAACAGGAGATTAACGAGTTGATTAACACCCCTTAG